In Streptococcus dysgalactiae subsp. dysgalactiae, the following are encoded in one genomic region:
- a CDS encoding NEAT domain-containing protein has protein sequence MKKISKYTLMAMSALLLAHSSQIVNSEERLVPSQLVTTMKLAQDVLLFEEIGPYADQSAGKEYYKHIEKIILDEEIYEKGLEGDRSFDINYQGIKVNAKLIKDGKHDLIIVNKKDGGILVNFEKTGNKVTFLSAHKLETTDSLDDVNQDSALDYKSTKKTETKSAPSGQTADDFSLITKLVEEDGAILFPEIDRYSDHKQLKSFIQQITEVRVNDERYKDLISDAVKGTQGFVSNMKGLYLGAKAFKDGENKIVLSSKGFEDILITVTRKDGHYHFVSAKQKQSTSPDENPSSELDMTSLERAMAESDAIIEKESNKELVKDLSEKLQVIKESYKDIKDSKLLADTYRLLKDAIKAYQMADLSINNLTAGTYTLSFKANKENTEESSMLQGAFDKKAKLVVTEDGKMELSMLNTALGDFLIDFSIESKGTYPKAIRTQVGKRDINNNYIRSEFTMPIDDLDKLHKGAVLVSAMGGQESDLHHYDKYTKLDMTFETSISKGWTGYQAEIDDKEKGVGSERLEKVLIKLGKDLDGDGKLSVAELGQIQGELRLDHYDLTDISLLKHVKNVTELHLEGNQITAIPKETFSQMNQLRFLNLRSNLLTTLDKETFAHNSQLRELYLSSNVLSGIEEGTFETLTQLDQLDLSKNRMNALSNSVFKDLSRLTSLALSENQLDTIASHTLTPMTNLTFLDLSENKLAELPDGLDQLSQLETLNVRRNQLISVDKIDFAKLSKLANLDLSSNELTSLSQGIFAHNNKLIKINLFNNLLTSLKETDFPSVAKLNLDLRFNHLTDISQELKHLVGTNKTTPQKQFANLEGQLNEDNIFYKQRLSLLDLYYWEHKTTSARDEEISTIEEYQQLLKENEADVTSLINDMKLDWNIIIQLQKKTSNGQYVTVQERVLANDPKDELEGSFALKGAGTYRIRKAILTKEFAKKREHIYLVSNDLLVTEEQAPKQETGTQEGISSLNKDQLKDGVYYLNAKMLKTDLVSESMSNKAINNRVTLIVEKGVPYLEIEFKGMTVGKMLGYLGELSFFLDGYQRDLAGKPVGQKEKAGVISYVTDATGNPLEDAYGKQYPKVLRFKLIEQAKKDGLVPLQVFVPIMDSISKGSGFQTVFMQLDWQSLTTDKSKITEEKPSQRNTGEALPVGPSIDKPTVKQETSTAPRQSSGAGIANLTDLLAKKPSAQAKSDDATKKDESTKTDKLKRLVSDHQSSLGEQQSTGKQSTSGETKRHSDQLPKFKDSPNRYHLIAGLSTFVIAVLGLVLGRKKLFK, from the coding sequence ATGAAAAAAATCAGCAAATACACCCTTATGGCAATGTCAGCTCTATTGCTGGCGCATTCTAGTCAAATCGTTAATTCCGAAGAACGTTTGGTTCCGTCGCAGCTTGTCACGACGATGAAACTAGCTCAGGATGTTCTCTTGTTTGAAGAGATTGGCCCTTACGCTGATCAATCAGCGGGAAAAGAATACTATAAACATATTGAGAAGATAATTCTTGATGAGGAGATTTACGAAAAAGGATTAGAAGGCGACCGTAGTTTTGACATCAATTATCAAGGGATTAAGGTAAATGCTAAGCTAATAAAAGATGGCAAGCATGACTTGATTATTGTCAATAAAAAGGATGGTGGGATTTTAGTCAACTTTGAAAAAACCGGTAATAAAGTGACCTTTTTGTCTGCTCATAAACTAGAAACAACAGATTCGCTAGACGACGTTAATCAAGACTCTGCTCTTGATTACAAATCAACAAAAAAAACTGAGACCAAGAGTGCTCCGTCTGGTCAAACAGCTGACGACTTTTCATTGATTACAAAACTTGTTGAAGAAGATGGGGCGATTTTATTTCCAGAAATTGACCGTTATTCTGATCATAAGCAACTGAAAAGCTTTATTCAGCAAATCACAGAAGTTAGGGTTAATGACGAACGGTATAAGGATTTGATTTCGGATGCTGTTAAGGGTACTCAGGGATTTGTGTCTAACATGAAGGGGCTTTACCTTGGGGCCAAAGCTTTTAAAGATGGGGAAAATAAGATTGTCCTGTCTTCTAAAGGATTTGAAGATATTCTGATTACTGTTACCAGAAAAGACGGGCACTATCATTTTGTGTCGGCTAAACAAAAGCAAAGCACAAGCCCTGATGAAAATCCGTCATCAGAACTGGATATGACATCGCTGGAAAGAGCTATGGCAGAATCGGATGCCATTATCGAAAAAGAAAGCAATAAAGAGTTGGTCAAGGACTTGTCTGAGAAGCTTCAGGTGATTAAAGAATCTTACAAAGATATTAAAGACAGCAAATTACTTGCGGATACCTACCGTCTCTTGAAAGATGCTATTAAGGCTTATCAAATGGCTGATTTATCTATCAATAATCTCACTGCGGGGACTTATACCCTGAGTTTTAAGGCTAACAAGGAGAACACGGAAGAATCCTCTATGTTACAGGGAGCTTTTGATAAAAAGGCCAAATTGGTGGTGACAGAAGATGGTAAGATGGAGCTTTCTATGCTCAATACCGCCTTGGGAGATTTTTTGATTGATTTCTCAATTGAGAGCAAAGGGACTTATCCAAAGGCAATCCGAACCCAAGTTGGGAAACGAGACATTAATAACAACTATATCCGAAGTGAATTTACTATGCCTATTGATGATTTGGATAAATTACACAAAGGTGCTGTATTGGTATCGGCTATGGGTGGACAAGAAAGTGACTTGCACCACTATGACAAATACACCAAACTTGATATGACCTTTGAGACAAGTATCAGTAAGGGGTGGACAGGCTATCAGGCAGAAATCGATGACAAGGAAAAAGGAGTCGGTTCAGAGCGGCTTGAAAAGGTCTTGATTAAGCTGGGCAAAGACTTGGATGGAGATGGTAAATTATCAGTAGCTGAATTAGGTCAAATTCAAGGAGAGTTACGACTAGACCACTATGATTTGACGGATATTTCTCTTTTGAAACATGTCAAAAATGTAACTGAGTTGCATTTGGAAGGGAATCAGATTACGGCTATTCCCAAGGAAACCTTTAGTCAGATGAACCAGTTGCGTTTCTTGAACTTGAGAAGCAACCTCTTAACAACTCTTGACAAGGAAACATTTGCTCACAATAGCCAGCTGAGAGAACTCTATTTATCAAGTAATGTTCTGTCGGGTATTGAAGAGGGAACCTTTGAGACCCTAACCCAGTTGGATCAACTAGACCTGTCTAAGAACAGGATGAACGCTCTTAGCAACAGTGTCTTTAAAGACTTATCTCGTTTAACATCTCTAGCCTTGTCTGAAAATCAGCTGGATACCATTGCTAGTCATACCTTGACTCCTATGACTAATTTAACCTTCCTTGATCTTTCGGAGAATAAATTGGCAGAGTTACCGGACGGCTTGGATCAGCTCAGTCAGTTGGAAACTCTTAACGTTCGTCGGAATCAACTGATTTCGGTGGATAAAATTGATTTTGCCAAATTATCTAAGCTAGCTAATTTGGATTTATCATCTAATGAGCTGACAAGTCTGTCTCAGGGGATTTTTGCGCACAATAATAAATTAATTAAGATAAATTTATTTAATAATCTGTTAACCAGCCTTAAAGAAACAGATTTCCCTTCTGTAGCTAAGTTAAATTTGGATTTACGTTTCAACCATTTGACAGATATTAGTCAAGAGCTAAAACATTTGGTTGGAACCAATAAAACTACTCCTCAAAAGCAGTTTGCTAACCTAGAGGGACAGTTAAACGAAGATAATATCTTCTATAAACAGAGATTGAGCCTATTAGATTTATATTACTGGGAACACAAAACAACCTCGGCGCGCGATGAAGAAATTTCAACTATTGAAGAGTATCAACAATTGTTAAAAGAAAACGAAGCGGATGTGACTTCTTTGATTAATGATATGAAGTTAGATTGGAATATTATTATCCAGTTGCAGAAAAAAACGTCGAACGGGCAATATGTCACGGTCCAAGAAAGAGTCCTGGCCAACGATCCTAAGGATGAATTAGAAGGCAGTTTTGCTCTCAAAGGGGCAGGAACTTATCGTATTCGCAAAGCCATTTTAACCAAGGAATTTGCTAAGAAACGCGAGCACATCTACTTGGTGTCAAATGATCTTTTGGTGACAGAAGAACAGGCACCCAAACAAGAAACTGGGACTCAAGAGGGAATATCCTCCCTTAACAAGGATCAATTGAAAGATGGGGTTTACTACCTCAACGCCAAAATGTTGAAGACTGATCTGGTATCAGAGTCAATGTCAAATAAGGCGATTAATAACCGCGTCACCCTTATTGTGGAAAAAGGGGTACCTTACTTAGAAATTGAATTTAAGGGCATGACAGTTGGTAAGATGTTAGGGTATCTTGGAGAATTGAGTTTCTTCCTTGACGGTTATCAAAGAGATTTAGCTGGAAAGCCTGTCGGTCAGAAGGAAAAAGCTGGGGTCATTTCTTATGTGACCGATGCCACAGGTAATCCGCTTGAGGATGCTTATGGAAAACAATACCCTAAGGTGCTTCGCTTTAAATTGATTGAACAAGCTAAAAAAGATGGTTTGGTACCACTGCAAGTTTTTGTTCCTATTATGGATTCTATTTCAAAAGGTTCAGGCTTCCAAACGGTCTTTATGCAGCTGGATTGGCAAAGTCTCACAACAGACAAGAGCAAGATTACAGAAGAAAAACCTTCTCAAAGAAATACTGGGGAAGCGTTGCCTGTAGGTCCATCAATAGATAAACCGACTGTAAAACAAGAAACTTCAACAGCACCTCGTCAATCATCAGGTGCTGGAATAGCTAACTTAACAGACCTACTAGCTAAGAAGCCGTCTGCTCAAGCTAAGTCAGACGATGCTACAAAAAAAGATGAGTCAACTAAGACGGATAAATTGAAGCGCTTGGTTTCTGATCATCAATCTTCACTTGGCGAACAGCAGTCAACAGGGAAACAATCCACATCAGGCGAGACAAAACGTCATTCAGATCAACTGCCAAAATTTAAAGATAGCCCTAATCGCTATCATCTGATAGCTGGTTTGTCTACATTTGTCATTGCTGTTTTAGGTTTAGTTTTAGGTAGAAAAAAATTATTCAAATAA
- a CDS encoding CHAP domain-containing protein, with the protein MNKNKLLRVMMLLSLLAPTAGSVTVLAQDALPEVNQATATSTDDVTSTDSDSQKEKDPNVTTEDQANPVSSDDISAKSDVLNPAEPTRPEPEDQTDQSTTPNDTIPGQDQGHDKTPSSQEPSKTPQESPVPVSPAPQVPATVTPLPWSPFASDLNLEIPVLPSVNTYAAYVEHWSGKDAYTHNLLSRRYGIKAEQIDGYLKSTGISYDKTRINGEKLLQWEKKSGLDVRAIVAIAMSESSLGTKGVATLLGANMFGYAAFDIDPTQASKFNDDVAIIKMTQETIIKNKNTNFALQDAKAAKFSLGQLNFATDGGVYFTDITGSGKRRAQIMEDMDEWIDAHGGTPAIPAELKIQSSSSFAEVPTGYKLSKSYDVLSYQASSYAWGQCTWYVYNRAKELGYQFDPFMGNGGDWKYKAGYALSKTPKVGYAVSFAPGQAGADGMYGHVSIVEDVRKDGSILISESNCIGLGKVSYRTFTAQQADQLTYVVGKK; encoded by the coding sequence ATGAATAAAAACAAGTTATTAAGAGTGATGATGCTACTAAGCCTTTTAGCTCCAACTGCTGGAAGTGTGACGGTATTAGCTCAGGATGCTTTGCCTGAAGTCAATCAAGCAACTGCGACAAGCACTGATGACGTCACAAGTACTGACTCGGACTCTCAGAAAGAAAAAGACCCTAATGTGACGACAGAAGATCAAGCTAACCCAGTTTCATCAGACGATATTTCTGCCAAATCTGATGTTCTTAATCCTGCAGAGCCTACTCGTCCAGAACCTGAAGACCAAACAGATCAGTCAACAACACCTAATGATACTATTCCTGGTCAAGATCAAGGGCACGACAAGACTCCTAGCAGTCAAGAGCCATCTAAAACACCTCAGGAAAGCCCTGTTCCCGTTAGCCCTGCACCACAAGTTCCGGCAACTGTGACACCTCTTCCGTGGTCACCTTTTGCCTCTGATTTAAATTTGGAGATACCAGTACTTCCATCCGTTAATACTTATGCGGCCTATGTGGAGCATTGGAGTGGTAAAGATGCTTATACGCATAATCTCTTATCCCGTCGTTATGGCATCAAAGCAGAGCAAATTGATGGTTATTTGAAATCAACAGGCATTTCTTATGATAAAACTCGTATCAATGGTGAGAAATTGTTGCAATGGGAGAAAAAAAGTGGACTAGATGTCCGTGCCATTGTTGCTATTGCCATGTCAGAAAGTTCTTTGGGAACCAAAGGTGTTGCTACCTTACTTGGTGCCAATATGTTTGGTTATGCGGCCTTTGACATAGACCCAACACAGGCGAGTAAATTTAACGATGATGTGGCTATCATAAAAATGACTCAAGAAACTATCATCAAGAATAAAAATACTAATTTTGCCCTTCAAGATGCAAAAGCTGCTAAGTTCTCACTAGGACAGTTGAACTTTGCGACTGACGGTGGAGTTTACTTTACTGACATCACTGGAAGTGGTAAACGTCGTGCCCAAATCATGGAAGATATGGATGAATGGATTGATGCTCATGGAGGCACCCCAGCTATCCCAGCAGAATTGAAAATTCAATCTTCTTCGAGCTTTGCAGAAGTGCCAACAGGCTACAAACTCTCTAAGAGTTACGATGTTTTGAGTTATCAAGCATCTAGTTACGCTTGGGGTCAATGTACTTGGTATGTTTATAACCGCGCCAAAGAACTGGGCTACCAATTCGATCCATTCATGGGAAATGGTGGGGACTGGAAATACAAGGCAGGTTATGCTCTTTCTAAGACACCAAAAGTTGGTTATGCAGTATCTTTTGCGCCAGGTCAAGCTGGTGCTGATGGGATGTACGGCCATGTCTCTATTGTGGAAGATGTCAGAAAAGACGGCTCTATCCTTATCTCAGAATCTAACTGTATAGGCTTAGGAAAAGTATCCTACAGAACATTCACTGCCCAACAAGCAGACCAATTGACCTACGTGGTTGGTAAAAAATAA
- the alr gene encoding alanine racemase gives MISSFHRPTVARVNLQAIKENVASVQEHIPLGVKTYAVVKADAYGHGAVQVSKALLPQVDGYCVSNLDEALQLRQAGIDKEILILGVLLPNELELAITHQVTVTVASLEWLAMAKQEWPDLKGLKVHIKIDSGMGRIGLRSVTEVDNLIAGLKSMGTEVEGIFTHFATADEADTVKFEQQLTFFTNLVDQLADKPSLVHASNSATSLWHSETIFNAVRLGIVMYGLNPSGSELALPFPLKEAFNLESVLVHVKEIAPGETVGYGATYKAQTREYVGTVLIGYADGWTRDMQGFTVLVEGQICEIIGRVSMDQMTIRLPRAYPLGTKVTLIGQDQEKVISATDIANYRNTINYEVLCLLSDRIPRVY, from the coding sequence ATGATTTCGAGTTTCCATCGCCCAACAGTTGCAAGGGTCAATTTACAAGCTATTAAGGAGAATGTTGCCAGTGTCCAAGAGCATATTCCACTCGGGGTAAAAACGTATGCAGTTGTCAAGGCTGATGCTTATGGTCATGGTGCTGTCCAGGTGTCAAAAGCACTCCTCCCTCAAGTGGATGGGTACTGTGTGTCAAATCTTGATGAGGCCTTGCAATTACGTCAAGCAGGTATTGATAAAGAGATTTTAATTCTCGGGGTTTTGCTGCCAAATGAGCTAGAGTTGGCGATTACTCACCAGGTTACAGTGACAGTGGCTAGTTTAGAGTGGCTGGCGATGGCCAAGCAAGAATGGCCAGATTTGAAAGGGCTTAAGGTCCATATCAAAATTGATTCAGGCATGGGACGAATCGGACTTCGCTCAGTAACAGAAGTTGATAACCTGATTGCTGGTTTGAAGAGCATGGGGACAGAAGTTGAAGGGATTTTCACTCATTTTGCCACAGCTGATGAAGCTGATACCGTAAAGTTTGAGCAGCAATTGACTTTCTTTACCAATTTGGTTGATCAGCTTGCCGACAAGCCAAGTTTGGTTCATGCTAGCAATTCAGCGACTAGTCTTTGGCACAGTGAGACTATTTTTAATGCGGTTCGTTTAGGGATTGTCATGTATGGGTTAAACCCAAGCGGTTCAGAGTTAGCTCTGCCATTCCCCTTAAAAGAAGCCTTTAATTTAGAATCTGTCTTAGTACATGTTAAGGAAATCGCCCCTGGTGAGACGGTAGGCTATGGGGCGACCTACAAAGCTCAGACTAGGGAATATGTGGGGACGGTGCTCATTGGTTATGCAGATGGATGGACGCGGGATATGCAAGGCTTCACTGTGCTTGTTGAAGGACAAATCTGTGAAATCATTGGTCGGGTCTCTATGGACCAGATGACCATCCGCCTTCCTAGAGCCTATCCGCTTGGAACAAAGGTTACCCTGATTGGTCAAGACCAAGAAAAAGTGATTTCTGCAACAGATATCGCAAACTATCGTAACACTATTAATTATGAGGTTCTATGTCTCCTTAGTGATCGCATTCCAAGAGTGTATTAG
- the acpS gene encoding holo-ACP synthase: MIVGHGIDLQDMSAVEKAYQRNPRFAQKVLTKQEMAVFKGYPYKRQISYLAGRWAGKEAFAKAMGTGIGRLTFQDIEILNDAKGRPLLTQSHFEGRAFISISHSGDYVQASVILEENK; the protein is encoded by the coding sequence ATGATTGTTGGACATGGAATAGATTTACAAGATATGTCAGCCGTTGAAAAGGCTTATCAAAGAAATCCTCGCTTTGCGCAAAAAGTATTGACCAAGCAAGAAATGGCTGTTTTTAAGGGATATCCTTATAAGCGTCAAATCAGTTATTTGGCGGGTCGTTGGGCAGGCAAGGAGGCCTTTGCCAAGGCTATGGGAACAGGTATTGGGCGGCTTACTTTTCAAGATATTGAAATCTTAAATGATGCCAAGGGACGTCCCTTATTAACCCAATCTCATTTTGAAGGCAGAGCATTTATCAGTATTTCACATAGCGGAGACTATGTGCAAGCCAGTGTTATTTTGGAGGAAAACAAATGA
- the secA gene encoding preprotein translocase subunit SecA, with translation MANILRKVIENDKGELRKLEKIARKVESYADHMASLSDRDLQAKTPEFKERYQKGETLEQLLPEAFAVVREASKRVLGLYPYRVQIMGGVVLHNGDVPEMRTGEGKTLTATMPVYLNALAGEGVHVITVNEYLSTRDATEMGEVYSWLGLSVGINLAAKSPAEKREAYNCDITYSTNSEVGFDYLRDNMVVRQEDMVQRPLNFALVDEVDSVLIDEARTPLIVSGAVSSETNQLYIRADMFVKTLTVDDYIIDVPTKTIGLSDSGIDKAESYFNLNNLYDIENVALTHFIDNALRANYIMLLDIDYVVSEEGEILIVDQFTGRTMEGRRFSDGLHQAIEAKEGVRIQEESKTSASITYQNMFRMYKKLAGMTGTAKTEEEEFREVYNMRIIPIPTNRPIARIDHTDLLYPTLESKFRAVVADVKARHDKGQPILVGTVAVETSDLISRKLVEAGIPHEVLNAKNHFKEAQIIMNAGQRGAVTIATNMAGRGTDIKLGEGVRELGGLCVIGTERHESRRIDNQLRGRSGRQGDPGESQFYLSLEDDLMRRFGSDRIKAFLDRMKLDEEDTVIKSGMLARQVESAQKRVEGNNYDTRKQVLQYDDVMREQREIIYANRRDVITANRDLGPEIKAMIKRTIDRAVEAHSRSNRKDAVDAIVTFARTSLVPEESIGAKELRGLKDDQIKETLYQRALAIYDQQVSKLRDQEAIIEFQKVLILMIVDNKWTEHIDALDQLRNAVGLRGYAQNNPVVEYQAEGFKMFQDMIGAIEFDVTRTMMKAQIHEQERERASQHATTAAPQNIQSQAFIDDREGDVDFSKVERNAACPCGSSKKFKNCHGRRAF, from the coding sequence ATGGCCAATATTCTACGCAAAGTCATCGAAAATGACAAAGGCGAACTAAGAAAATTAGAAAAAATTGCAAGAAAAGTAGAATCTTACGCAGACCACATGGCGTCATTATCAGATAGAGATCTACAAGCAAAAACACCAGAATTTAAAGAGCGATATCAAAAAGGGGAAACCCTTGAACAATTACTTCCCGAAGCATTTGCTGTTGTCCGTGAAGCTTCAAAACGCGTGCTCGGTTTGTATCCATACCGTGTTCAAATCATGGGGGGAGTTGTCCTTCACAACGGAGATGTGCCTGAAATGCGTACCGGTGAAGGGAAAACCTTGACTGCGACCATGCCTGTTTACCTCAATGCCCTTGCAGGTGAAGGCGTTCACGTTATCACTGTAAACGAGTATTTGTCAACCCGTGATGCGACTGAAATGGGTGAAGTGTATAGTTGGCTAGGTCTTTCTGTGGGGATTAACTTAGCAGCGAAATCTCCGGCAGAAAAACGTGAAGCTTACAACTGTGACATTACCTACTCAACTAACTCTGAAGTCGGATTTGACTATTTGCGTGATAACATGGTTGTCCGTCAAGAGGATATGGTGCAGCGCCCGCTCAATTTTGCCTTAGTCGATGAAGTCGATTCCGTTTTGATTGACGAAGCGAGAACACCTTTGATTGTTTCAGGAGCTGTTAGCTCAGAAACCAATCAATTGTATATCCGTGCAGATATGTTTGTGAAAACCTTGACAGTAGATGATTACATCATTGACGTCCCAACCAAAACAATTGGTTTGAGTGATTCAGGGATTGACAAGGCGGAAAGTTACTTTAATTTAAACAATCTGTATGATATTGAAAATGTTGCTTTAACTCACTTTATTGATAATGCCCTTCGTGCTAACTATATCATGTTGTTAGACATTGATTATGTGGTCAGCGAAGAGGGTGAAATTCTCATTGTTGACCAATTTACTGGTCGTACGATGGAAGGTCGTCGTTTCTCAGATGGCTTGCACCAAGCTATTGAAGCCAAAGAAGGCGTTCGTATCCAAGAAGAATCAAAAACCAGCGCCTCAATTACCTACCAGAACATGTTCCGCATGTACAAAAAATTGGCAGGGATGACGGGTACCGCTAAAACTGAAGAAGAAGAATTCCGCGAAGTTTATAACATGCGCATTATTCCAATTCCAACTAACCGCCCAATTGCGCGTATTGACCACACGGACTTACTATACCCAACTCTAGAATCTAAGTTCAGAGCTGTGGTAGCAGATGTCAAAGCGCGTCATGATAAAGGACAACCAATCCTTGTTGGTACCGTTGCTGTTGAGACAAGTGACCTAATTTCTCGCAAATTGGTGGAGGCTGGTATTCCTCACGAAGTCTTAAATGCTAAAAATCACTTCAAAGAAGCACAAATCATTATGAATGCTGGCCAGCGTGGAGCGGTGACCATTGCCACTAATATGGCGGGTCGTGGTACCGATATTAAACTGGGTGAAGGCGTTCGTGAACTTGGTGGGCTTTGCGTGATTGGTACTGAACGTCATGAAAGCCGTCGTATTGATAACCAGCTTCGTGGCCGTTCAGGACGTCAAGGTGATCCAGGTGAGTCACAATTCTACCTATCACTAGAAGACGATTTGATGAGACGTTTTGGCTCAGACCGTATCAAGGCCTTTTTGGACCGTATGAAATTAGACGAAGAAGATACTGTCATCAAGTCAGGTATGTTGGCACGCCAAGTCGAATCTGCTCAAAAACGTGTTGAGGGGAACAACTACGATACTCGTAAACAAGTCTTGCAGTACGACGATGTGATGCGTGAGCAACGCGAGATTATTTACGCTAACCGTCGTGATGTTATCACTGCCAACCGTGACCTTGGTCCAGAAATCAAAGCTATGATTAAGCGCACCATTGACCGTGCGGTCGAGGCCCACTCACGTAGCAATCGTAAGGATGCTGTGGATGCGATTGTGACCTTTGCACGCACGTCACTTGTTCCCGAAGAATCTATCGGTGCTAAAGAGTTACGTGGCTTGAAAGATGATCAAATCAAAGAAACCCTCTATCAAAGAGCTCTTGCCATCTATGATCAACAAGTCTCAAAACTTCGCGATCAAGAAGCTATTATCGAATTCCAAAAAGTATTGATTTTGATGATTGTGGACAATAAGTGGACAGAACACATTGATGCTTTGGACCAGCTCCGCAATGCTGTTGGTCTGCGTGGTTATGCTCAAAATAACCCTGTGGTAGAGTATCAAGCAGAAGGTTTCAAAATGTTCCAGGACATGATTGGTGCCATTGAATTTGATGTGACCCGTACTATGATGAAAGCGCAAATTCACGAACAAGAACGTGAACGTGCGAGTCAACATGCCACAACAGCAGCACCTCAAAACATTCAATCACAGGCTTTTATCGACGATAGAGAGGGAGATGTTGATTTTTCAAAAGTTGAGCGTAATGCTGCCTGCCCATGTGGTTCAAGTAAAAAATTCAAAAATTGTCATGGCCGCAGAGCTTTCTAA
- the manA gene encoding mannose-6-phosphate isomerase, class I: MSEPLFLKSTMHDRIWGGTKLRDVFSYDIPSETTGEYWAISAHPNGVSTVTNGHYKGQTLNTLYADEPALFGNPKEEVFPLLTKILDANDWLSVQVHPDDAYGLEREGELGKTECWYIISAEEGSEIVYGHQAKSKEELRTMIEAGEWDDLLSRIPVKAGDFFYVPSGTMHAIGKGILILETQQSSDTTYRVYDFDRKDANGNRRDLHIEKSIDVLTIGKPENSVPATMVLDNITATTLVSTPFFTVYKWLTTQMVDMKQSAPYLLVSVLNGQGKLYVDQEAYDLEKGMHFILPNDVKSWSFDGQLEMIVSHPNHPM, from the coding sequence ATGTCAGAACCATTATTTCTAAAATCAACCATGCATGATAGAATTTGGGGAGGAACCAAGTTAAGAGATGTCTTTTCTTACGACATTCCAAGCGAAACAACTGGTGAGTATTGGGCTATTTCTGCTCATCCGAATGGTGTTTCCACAGTAACCAATGGGCATTATAAAGGCCAAACTCTAAACACATTATATGCTGATGAGCCTGCTTTATTTGGTAATCCTAAAGAAGAGGTCTTTCCTTTATTGACTAAGATTTTGGACGCTAATGACTGGCTAAGTGTCCAAGTTCATCCTGATGATGCTTATGGACTTGAGCGTGAAGGGGAATTAGGCAAGACAGAATGCTGGTATATTATTTCTGCCGAAGAAGGCTCAGAGATTGTTTATGGCCATCAAGCCAAGTCTAAAGAAGAACTTCGTACCATGATTGAAGCTGGCGAGTGGGATGATTTACTGAGTCGCATACCAGTCAAAGCAGGAGATTTTTTCTATGTTCCGAGCGGCACTATGCATGCGATTGGCAAGGGTATTCTTATTTTAGAAACTCAGCAATCCTCTGATACCACTTATCGGGTGTATGATTTTGACCGCAAAGATGCCAATGGTAATCGTCGTGACCTACACATTGAAAAATCGATTGATGTTTTAACTATTGGTAAGCCTGAAAATAGCGTGCCTGCTACCATGGTTTTAGATAATATCACAGCAACAACCTTAGTATCAACACCATTTTTTACTGTTTACAAGTGGTTAACGACTCAAATGGTGGATATGAAACAGTCTGCCCCTTATCTGCTCGTTAGTGTCTTAAATGGTCAAGGAAAATTGTATGTTGACCAAGAGGCTTATGACCTGGAGAAAGGCATGCACTTTATCTTGCCAAACGATGTGAAGTCATGGTCATTCGATGGACAATTGGAAATGATTGTCAGTCATCCCAACCATCCGATGTAA